A single window of Crassostrea angulata isolate pt1a10 chromosome 8, ASM2561291v2, whole genome shotgun sequence DNA harbors:
- the LOC128160357 gene encoding uncharacterized protein LOC128160357 encodes MFASRQFVRLFSTSQPGLNNQTYHHPSQHPHRRPPHSSSTPGTRAALWTPHLMELLVGDDSGSGYHPPDFALLLYKTWIQRNQHACYLWGRSQCQIFTCKNTCLQETENKELK; translated from the exons ATGTTTGCATCGAGACAGTTTGTCCGTTTATTTTCTACCTCTCAG cCGGGGCTGAACAATCAAACGTACCACCATCCCAGCCAGCACCCCCACCGCCGCCCGCCCCACTCATCATCAACCCCCGGAACCCGGGCAGCTCTGTGGACCCCCCACCTCATGGAGCTCCTCGTTGGCGACGACTCAGGATCAGGTTACCACCCCCCTGACTTTGCTCTGCTACTTTACAAAACGTGG attCAAAGAAACCAACATGCGTGTTATCTGTGGGGTAGATCCCAATGTCAGATCTTCACTTGTAAAAATACCTGTCTACAAGAAACAGAGAACAAAGAATTGAAATAA
- the LOC128160327 gene encoding uncharacterized protein LOC128160327, with product MDPHSSAQDVHRCDLCETAIVHSYCDFCHVNLCKPCIGDHISDGYHKHIIVPFQERRSTLIYPKCGTHTHKNCEFQCKDCNNIFVCSSCMASEQHGRHKFVEVTEVFKTKKDDIKKDAKELENHISPTYEEIACDLDNQLANLDGGYEKITTTMSKQGEQWHREIDIIINKMKTEIGEIKVKHKDILQKHLDEIKQIQSLIKQTLQAIRKIEKSTEVSSTIEYSSKIREFSKIPPKVKVTLPTFIPKPIDHEKLYSLFGQITPLSTATEENVSSLNQHKTSVRELLNEPELVTAIQTGYEYLRSVTSLNGDKIWTSGKTNDIKCFNSKGSLLQTIQKKSGTCPNDIAVDSDGDLLYTSGTTKTVCKVKNRQTEELIRLHGWKPGYLCVTSTGDLLVTMFSDDYTQSKVVRYSGSTEKQTVQFDDKGKPLYSGNTKLKYITENRNHDICVADSEAGAVVVVNQDGKLRWRNTGHPSVTKNKPFKPYGITSDSQSRILTADTDNHCIHILDQNGQFLRYIDNCDLKDPYGLCVDNNDNLFVCEYFKGNVKKIKYLK from the coding sequence ATGGATCCTCATTCTAGTGCCCAGGATGTGCAccgatgtgacctttgtgagaccgccatagtccacagctactgtgacttttgCCATGTCAACCTCTGCAAGCCCTGCATTGGAGACCACATCTCAGATGGATATCATAAACATATCATAGTCCCATTCCAGGAACGAAGGTCAACCCTCATCTATCCTAAATGTGGAACACATACAcacaaaaattgtgaatttcagtGCAAGGATTGCAacaacatttttgtttgttcttcctGCATGGCATCTGAACAACATGGAAGACATAAATTTGTAGAAGTTACAGAAGTTTTCAAGACAAAGAAAGATGATATCAAAAAAGATGCAAAAGAGttagaaaatcatatttcccctaCGTATGAAGAAATTGCATGTGACTTGGATAATCAGCTTGCCAACCTGGATGGAGGATATGAGAAAATTACAACAACAATGTCCAAACAAGGAGAgcaatggcacagagaaatcgacatcatcatcaacaaaatgaaaaccgAAATAGGCGAGATAAAAGTGAAACATAAAGACATTCTTCAAAAACATTTGgatgaaatcaaacagatacaGTCCCTAATAAAACAAACTTTACAAGCCATACGGAAAATCGAGAAATCCACTGAAGTATCTTCAACTATCGAATACAGCTCCAAGATCAGAGAGTTCAGCAAGATTCCGCCCAAAGTTAAGGTTACATTGCCAACATTCATTCCAAAACCAATAGACCATGAGAAGCTGTATAGTTTGTTTGGACAGATCACTCCATTATCTACTGCTACAGAAGAAAATGTCTCGTCACTAAACCAACACAAAACTTCAGTCAGAGAACTACTGAATGAACCAGAACTTGTTACCGCAATACAGACTGGGTATGAATATCTACGCAGTGTCACAAGTCTGAATGGAGACAAGATATGGACGAGTGGAAAGACCAACGATATCAAATGCTTCAACAGTAAAGGTTCACTCCTCCAGACAATCCAGAAAAAATCAGGTACATGCCCTAATGATATAGCTGTAGACAGTGATGGTGATCTACTGTATACTAGTGGGACAACAAAGACAGTGTGTAAAGTAAAGAATAGACAGACAGAAGAGTTGATCAGATTACATGGATGGAAGCCTGGTTATCTGTGTGTCACCTCTACTGGTGATCTCCTGGTTACCATGTTCAGTGATGATTATACTCAATCCAAAGTTGTCCGTTACTCGGGATCTACAGAGAAACAAACAGTTCAATTTGATGATAAAGGTAAACCTCTGTACTCAGGGAATACAAAGCTTAAATACATCACAGAAaacagaaaccatgacatctgtgtagctgacAGTGAGGctggtgcagtagtggtggttaaTCAGGACGGGAAACTCAGATGGAGAAACACCGGTCATCCCTCAGTTACAAAGAACAAACCATTTAAACCCTATGGTATCACATCAGACAGCCAGAGTcgtatcctgacagcagacactgacaaccattgtatccacattctggatcagaatggacagtttctccgttacattgataactgtgatctGAAGGATCCTtatggtttatgtgtggacaataATGACAATCTGTTTGTGTGCGAGTATTTCAAAggcaatgtaaagaaaatcaaatatctaAAGTAG